In the genome of Ureibacillus sp. FSL W7-1570, the window TCGGAGGCCAAATGGACTTAAGACCAACCATTTTACACTTGTTGGGCATCGATACTTCAAACGACATGCAATTGGGCGCCGATTTGTTCTCTGACGAACATGAAGACTTTGTCATCTTCCGTGACGGCCGATTTGTAACAGATAAATACGTATATGCGGATGAAACATGTTTCGATCGTGCAACAGGGGAAGAAACGGATATTCAAGGTTGTAAGCCATATATTGAGCGGGCACAGAAAGAACTTGAGTATTCTGACAAGATTATCAATGGCGACTTGTTAAGATTCTATGATGAAGAAACAGGAAATTTATTATCAGATGCTGTGAAATAATAAAAAGGGATAGCTTGGTACATTCCAGGTTATCCCTTTTTTATTTTGGCAAATAAAAAACGAGATACTTTATGTACCTCGTTTTTTATACTTTCATTATATTGCTGGTGGATAGCCTTGGTGAACGATAGTCATGATTACAAACCAACCAAAAACTATACCAGAAGCAAGTCCAAAAATGATAGCGAGTACATTTTTCGCTTTGATTGCGCGGAATGCAGCAACTAATGAAAGAATTGCAATTAAACCAAATAAAACCATTAATAAGTTCATTAAAATATTACACTCCTTTCGACATCCACAGAGTATGTCGGTAAAAGAATATTCCTACTCTATTTTATAGCAACGGTCATAAAATGTCGAGGTTAAAAAGTGACGTTTATTTGAACAACATAAATTATTTCATCAATGGAATTCAAATGGTTTCGGAATGTTCATTTTTTCCAAACCATTGTATAATACGCTAGAGGTGATGAAATTGTTGGATGTGAAAATATTGACTGTCGGACCTGTGCAGGCGAATTGCTACATCGTGAGCAATGAAGCGAAAGATTGCATCATTTTTGATCCCGGTGAAGAGGGGGATAGAATCATTTCGGCCATACAAGCCCAACAGTTGCGACCAAAGGCGGTCTTTTTGACTCACGCCCATTTTGACCATATTGGCGCTGTGGATGAAGTAAGGGAAGCTTTCAATATCCCTGTATACATCCATAAAGAAGAAGAGGATTGGTTGATGGATCCAAATAAAAACGGGTCCGGAAAATATGCGGCATTGCCAACCTATCGTTTGCAACCGGCTGATGTAATCATCGACAAAGAACAATCGTTTGAAGTGGCCGGCATGAGGTTTTCAGCCGTATTTACCCCTGGCCATTCACCAGGAAGCATTTCCTATATTTTTAAGGAAGATGGATTTGCCATTGTGGGCGACACACTGTTTCAAGGAAGCATCGGCCGGACGGATCTCCTCGGCGGTTCCATGGAAGTGTTGCTTTCATCCATTCATGAGAAATTGCTTGTGCTGCCTGATGACTTTATTATTTATCCAGGCCATGGCCCTTATACAACACCTGCCCATGAGATGGATTCAAATCCGTTTCTGCATGGATTTTAATTTGGGCAAAATAAAAAAGCATCGGATATCTCCGATGCTTTTTTGCTGTCCATTATTAATGTCCCGCACCAGGTACGTGTATAAATGTCGTGTAATAAGTGAAACCAGCAAAGAATATTGTCAAATATGCTCCGAAAATGTACATGTACATGCGTTCTGAAAGGTTTAAGAAGCCTAATAATAAGAATAATACCGAATTACCAACAAATAATAGCGAAACCTCGACCATATCGCCAAGGTAGAACATTACGGCGAAAATACCTGTCCAGAATGCTAAAACTTTATACATATTAGCCATGTCGATTCCCTCCTTTTTGTAGCGACACAATATTTCAATGTTTATTATAAATGATAATTGACAATATTGTAAACTGAATACTTCAATAGATTTGTGACAATCAAGTGTAAAATTTTACAACGCTATATTTGGCACATTGATTTCATACTTGCAAAACTCGCAATCATGAATCATGCTTTCAAATTGAACAAAACTGTTTTCTTCAAATAACGCATCGATTTGCCCTTTAATATAGGATTTATGAAGATCGCATATAATATCGCTATGTTCTGTGAGCTGGCTTCTGAAAGGGCAATTGTAGATTGTCAAAATGACTTTTTTTCCTTTTTCAGTATCCACGATTTTCGGAATGTACCCGACAAGTAAAGCCGCTTCGGACAACATTTCCACTCTGTCTTCAAAATTGATTGGCGAATTCATTTTTACAAGACGGGACCGCATTTCGCTGTATCCATCTTCATAACTGATTTTCTTCGCTTTTTCCAACCCTTCTTGGCCAAATTCATAAACAAGTTCAATCGCCCATTTGATCAAATGTTTGTCTTCCCGTTTTGGAAAACTCAAGTCGACTCCTTGTTCAGACACTTTGTAAATACGGCCGGGTCTTCCGCCTTTCCCTGATTTTAGAAAATCAGCGGTGATCAGGTTGATTTCCGCGAGTTTTGTTAAATGCAATCTTGCCACGTTCGGGTGGATGTTGAATTTATCTGCAATATCTTGAACGGTAAAAAATCTTTTTTGTTGCAACATGTATTCATATATTTGGAAACGAGTTTCATCTGCCAAAGTACTCGCAATTTTTAATGGATGCAACATTCTGTTATCCCACCTTTAGTAATATTATGCTACTACAATTGTATCTTTATTTTTAATGAAATGATAGTGAAAATGCATGTCCAATGAGGAAGAGTAGGAAAATATTCAAAATTTGTAATAAAATTTGTCAAAAACTTTTCGAAAACAAAGATTTCAGCAGGAAATTGGTCTGAAATAAAAATTTTCTGAAAAAGACTTTTCGGAATGGAGTCTTCATTTTATACTATATTAAAAACAGCGGTCACAATTTAGGTGTGGGAAGCAGGTGATCTGTTTGGATGTAGAGTCTGTCGTTGAGACAAAATCCAACCAGCTTTTGTTGAAGGCTTTGCATTTTGGAGCCAGCGACATTTATATTGAACCGGCTCCAAACCAATACATCATTCATTTTCGGAAATATGGAAAGCTGTTCCCTGCAGGCCATTACCCCATCCATTTAGGTGAACGAATCATCTCCTATTTCAAATTCAAATCTTCTTTGGATATCAGTGAAAAAAGAAAACCCCAAAGCGGTTCCTTTGAAGAATCGTTGAGTGACCATTTGTATGCCTTTCGGGTATCCACTTTGCCTTCCGTTTATAAAAGAGAAAGCCTCGTGATTCGATTATTTCTTCAAAATGCCTCATATCCCATTTCTTCTTTATGTTATTTTCGCCATTCAGCAGAAAACTTATTACGATTGGTTTCAAATCATCAAGGGCTGATTTTGTTTTGCGGGGCGACCGGAACCGGCAAAACGACCACTCTGTATTCTTTGGCCAAATATTGCAGCGAAACATTGGGCAGGCATGTGATTTCGCTGGAAGATCCGGTGGAAAACAGCCAGTCCCATATGCTTCAAATTCAGGTGAATGAACGGGCGGGAATTACCTATGCCAGCGGATTGAAAGCGATTCTGCGGCATTCCCCCGATGTGATCCTGATAGGTGAAATCAGGGATGAAGAGACCGCTCAAATTGCCGTCCGCGCCTCATTGTCGGGTCATTTGGTGTTGTCCACCATCCATGCAAAAGATACGGTGAATTGCATCTACCGGCTACGGGATTTGAATGTTTCTTTGGAAGAAATTCGGCAAGCCGTGATAGCGATTATTGCGCAATGTTTAATACCAACTCAAGATAGCGATGGCCGAAAAGCCATATATGAAATTTTGGCCGGTGATTTTTTAAATGAAGCGATTAAAGCCGCCATGGAGGGAAAGGAGTACCGATTGCCTGTTGAACAAACGCTGGAGTATCAAATTACGTGGATTGATTCAGGAGAACACCATGCTACATCAAATAGGTAAAAGTGTCGATTTCCCTTTTTTCAAAAACAGGAAGGACAAAGTGCGCAACGTTCCATCCCTTTTAAAACGGATTGGGACATTAATGAAAGAAGGGTACACCTTTTCGGATGCTTTGTTCATGCTGCTTCCGTATCACGTGGATGATCCGGAAAAATGGAATGGCATGATGCAGCAACAATTCAACAGTGGTTCACGGGTTTCGGATATATTGAAATATTTTCCCATCCCCAAACATTTTCTGCTATTAACAAATATTGCGGAAGAGAAAGGGGAGTTGGCGGAATCGTTGCACCACATCAGCGGACAAATGGAATTTCAGCGGGAGATGGCAAGAAAAGTGGCCAAGCTGTTGGCATATCCGGTTTTTTTGATAACGATATTGGCAATCGTTTTTGTTATATTTCGGAACTATTTTTTGCCGAATATGCAACAAATTGCAACGTCCACCAATTCAGCGGGGATTGCCAGCCTAAAATTGGCCATGGTATTGCTTCATTTTCCGGATTTTCTGATTGCGGCCACAGTTGTCGGCGTGGTGTCAACAATTGGCATGATTCACTATATACGTAAACGTGATATTGCAGAGCAGTTGAACATGCTGCTTAAAATCCCTGTTGTCAATTATGTTTATAAATTGCATTTGACAAGACAATTTTCCCATTTGCTTGGAAGTTTATTGTTATCCGGTATTTCTCTTCAACATGCATTGTCGATCCTGGAAGAACAAGAAATGAGCCGGCATGTGTCTTATGTCGCCGCATTATTGAAACATAGGGTTATTTTCGGCGATTCATTGGGGGAAGCGGTGAAAATCCTCGGATTGTTTACACCCAAGTTTGATGAATTTATAAAGCATGGTGAAAGAAGCGGCCACCTGGGACGTGAAATGCTCATTTTCAGCGAATTGCTTGATGGGAAAATCCAATCGATGCTCAAAACTTGCATGGCAACCATTCAGCCGCTTTTCTTCATACTGATTGCCCTTTGCATTGTTGCGGCTTATATCAGCATGCTGCTTCCGGTATACGACCTGGTGGAAATCATGTGAAAGGGGTGCTGGAATGAAAAATCAGAAAGGTTTCACATTGATCGAGATGCTGATCGTGCTGTTTATCATTTCCATCCTGATTTTGATCACTGTTCCAAACATCATGAAACACATGAATACGATTGATGACAAAGGTTGCAAGGCGTACGTGCAGATGGTGCAGGGCCAGGTGGAATCTTACCGAATGGAACACAAAACCATTCCCACATTGGACGATTTGGTAGAAAAAGAATATTTGAAAGAAGGGATGGAGAAATGTCCAAATGGAATGGATATTGAAATTCAATCGGACGGAACGGTTAATGTGGCCAAAAATTGACGGGGAAGAATGGGAATGAAAGATGAGAAAGGCTTTACTTTGCTGGAAATGCTGTTAGTGTTGATGATTGTGTCATTGATTGGCATGATCGGTGTGACAATCCCGGTCAAAATGACGGAAAAAATGATTGTGGAACAGTTCTTCCACCAATTGAAACTGGACATCCAAATGGCTCAAATGTGGGCGCTCGAAAATGAGAAGGGCTGTTATGTTTCTTTTTCATCCTCGAACAGTTACCGGATATATCATCAAATGAATGACGTCCTCATCGAGAGAAAAATTCCGGATATGATTTCGATTAATGATTTCAGCAATTTGTCCACTCTATCCATCAATACAAAGGGCGGGGTAAAAAACTTCGGGACGATCACTTTTCAGACCCCGTACGGAGAAAAAAGCATCATCATCAACATCGATAAAGGAAGAATCCGTTATGTGGAATGAAAAAGGGGCCTCCCTGATTGAATCGCTGTTTGTCATCAGCATCCTCTTTGTTTTGATGGGTTTTCTTCCTTTTGTATATCAGCTCCAACATTCCCTTTACAATAAGACCCTGGAATTGCACGCTTCCGAAGTGGCTTATGAGGGAGTGCGTATTGCAAAGACAACCGGGATTAGTGAAGGGACAAAATGGATTGATCATGCGGAATTTCGTTGGACTTTCCAAAAAGATACGATTTGTGTTCATTTCACCAATCTGGATAAGGAACGATTGAAATGCATCGATGCCAATGGAGAGTACGAAACAATAGAAACGGCTTTACACTGATTGAGGCGCTTTTTCATCTGCTGACTTTCACCCTGCTCGCCCAGCTCATATTGGCCATATATTTATTGATACAACAATGGAACGATACCTTTCTTGCGGACGAACAGATAAAATGGGAAATTTTTATACAGGATTTTCAACAATATTTGATTGATATCGAGGATGTTTATTGGATGGCAAATTCTTTATACATAGTCGAATCACCATCGAAAACCCTCAAAATTAACAAGATTTCAGATGTCATCCGGCTGCAAGTAAACGGGCAGGGATATGTGCCGTTGCTCATTGGAATTCAAAATGCCGAGTTTGTCATCTCGGACAACCTGTTGACAGTGAAAGTCAGGTTTTTGAATGGAATAGAGAAGGAGAGAACGTTATTTGTCCAATATAAAAAATGAAAAAGGAGTTATGTATCCCATCGCCATCCTGCTGCTATTTTTTGTAATGTCTTTTGTAATGTTTTACAGCACATCCTATTTAACGCAATTTTCAATCATTAATTCATTGGAAAACGTCAATGTTCGTGCTACGATTAACTTATTGAATCGATAACTGGGAGTTTTGTGTAGAAAGGTGTCAAAAATGAGAAAAATATATTTGGTAGGATTCATGGGATGCGGAAAGAGTGCAATTGGACGCCAATTAAGCTATGTATTGCGGATGCCCTTTTATGATATGGATAAAGAGATTGTAAGGCAACAGGGGATGCCGATTCCTGAAATTTTTGAAAAATACGGAGAGGAGCATTTTCGGAATCTCGAAACGGAATTTTTGAGAAATTTCCGGGATGAAGCTTGTATTATTGCCACTGGCGGCGGGGTTGCGATGAGACCGGAAAACCGGGAAATCATGAGAAGGACAGGCCTCGTTTTCTTTCTGGATGCTCCTTTTGAAGATATTTACAACCGGATCAAAAATGATAAAAATCGCCCGATCGCCCAACGTTCGACAAAAAAAGAGCTGGAACGACTATTTTATTACAGAAGAAAATTTTATAAAAGAGCAGCCCATATCCGCGTCTTTACGCATAATCGAACAATCCGTCAAGTGGTAAATTACATGGCATTCCAAGTGAACCGTTTGAAAGGCGAATGAACATAAATTATATTTGAAAAATGTTCGCTTTTTATACAGGATTTTAAAAAAATGTTGCCTTACATCCTGTTCAATGTTAGGATATTGGCAAAGATATAATGATTGTTCAACTTGATAATGGCGGATGATTGTGCGGGGAGAGAACGTGTTTACGTCGCCGAAGGAGCAAGTAGGGGAACTATGAATCTCTCAGGCAAAAAGACTCGTACGGGACGCAACTCTGGAGAGCGCTGATTTTTCAGCCACCCAAGGGGAAAGCCTGCTTTTACAGTAGGTGTAACTTTCAGGTGAAAGGACAGAGAATTCCTAAAACAAGGGGATTTTCTGTCCTTTTTTACCTATATTAATTAATGAGCTTTTAAAGAGGATCCAGTAAAGGGAGGTTTCTTGATGGGAGAATTAAAAAGAACACCATTATTTGACGAGTATGCCAAATATGGTGCGAAAACCATTGACTTTGGAGGATGGGAACTGCCTGTCCAATTTTCATCGATCAAAGAAGAACATGAAGCTGTAAGAAAACGAGCAGGACTATTTGACGTATCCCATATGGGAGAAATCATTGTCGAAGGGAAAGATGCGCTCGGGTTCCTGCAAAAAATATTATCCAATGACATCTCAAAAATTCCTGTAGGTGGCGCACAATACAATGTAATGTGCTATGAAAATGGCGGGGTTGTTGATGATTTAATCGTATACAACCTTGGAAATGATCAGTATCTGCTTGTAGTGAATGCTGCGAATATTGAGAAAGATTTTGAATGGCTGAAAAAGCATGCCCAAGGCGAAGTGGATATTACAAACAAATCCGATGAATATGCCATGATTGCTCTTCAAGGGCCGCTTTCAGAAAAAATATTGCAAACATTGACGGAGGAAGAGTTGAAAGAAATAAAACCATTCCATTTCAAAGCTTCCGCAACGGTTGGCGGCTATCCGGTATTGCTTTCCCGCAGCGGTTATACAGGAGAAGACGGGTTTGAACTATATGGGGAGCCGAAAGCGATTGTGGCACTGTGGCATAAAATTTTAGGGGCCGGAAAAGAGGATGGACTCATTCCGTGTGGTCTTGGCGCCCGTGACACATTGCGCTTTGAAGCATGTCTGCCGCTTTATGGGCAAGAATTATCTGAATCCATCTCACCTCTTGAAGCAGGTATCGGATTTGCGGTGAAACTTCAAAAAGAGTCGGATTTTATCGGCAAGGAAGCGCTAATCAAACAAAAGGAACAAGGGCTTTCAAGAAAACTTGTCGGCATTGAAATGATTGAAAAAGGTATTCCTCGCCATGGCTATAAAGTCTTTAAAGGTGACGCAGAAATCGGCGTTGTAACAACCGGAACACAAGTACCTTCCACAAAACGGAATTTGGGATTAGCCCTGTTGGATAGCCAATATGCTGATTTGGGCACAGAAGTGGATGTGGAAATCCGGAATAAGAAGGTAAAAGCGCAAGTGGTGCCGAAACCTTTTTATAAACGGGAAAAATAATTAATGGAGGTCAAAAAATGAAGCATCGATATCTTCCAATGACGGAACAGGACAAACAGGAAATGCTCGCTACCATTGGAGTGGAAAGCATTGACGATTTATTTGCGGACATTCCAGAAGAGGTGCGTTTTAAAGGGCTTTACAATATTAAAGAGGCAGTATCTGAATCTGAATTATTGAAAGAACTGAAAGCATTAGCAGATAAAAATACGAATACGGAATCAGCTGTTTCATTTTTGGGCGCAGGTGTATACAATCACTATAAACCTGCCATTGTTGATCATGTCATTTCCCGTTCGGAATTCTATACCGCTTATACGCCATATCAACCGGAAATTTCACAAGGGGAATTACAGGCAATTTTTGAATTCCAGACAATGATTGCGGAATTGACGGGAATGGATTTGGCCAACTCGTCCATGTATGATGGGGGAACGGCTCTTGCAGAGGCGGGAATGCTTGCCGCCGGTTCCACTAGACGGAAAAAACTTTTAGTGTCTGAAGCTATTCATCCGGAATACCGTGAAGTCGTGAAAACTTATGCCTATGGCCAATCCATTGAAGTGGTGACAGTGCCAACCAAGGATGGCGTCACAGATATTGAAGCGTTGAAAGAATTGATCGATGAACAAACAGCCGCGATTATGGTGCAATATCCAAACTTCTTCGGCCAAATTGAAGACATTAAAAAAATTGGCGAAATGGCCCATGAAGCGAAAGGATTATTCATTGTATCAGCCAACCCGCTGGCATTAGGCGTTTTAACACCTCCTGGAAAATTGGGTGCGGATATTACGGTTGGAGATGTGCAACCGTTCGGAATTCCTGAAAGTTTCGGAGGGCCGCATTGCGGTTATTTTGCCACAACGTCAAAATTAATGCGCAAAGTTCCTGGACGTTTGGTCGGACAAACGGTGGACCAGGACGGACGGCGCGGTTTCGTGTTGACGTTGCAAGCCCGTGAACAACATATTCGCCGGGAAAAAGCGACTTCAAATATCTGTTCCAACCAAGCCTTGCTTGCCCTTGCCGCTTCTGTTGCCATGACGGCTTTAGGCAAACGCGGCATCCAAGAGATGGCGAAGCAAAATATTGTAAAAACTCGTTATGCAAAAACGGCATTTGAGAAAGCAGGATTCACGGTTCCGTTCCAAGGGGCTCATTTTAACGAAATCGTTGTGAAAGTGAATAAGCCGGTGAGTGAGATCAATCAAAAATTATTGGAAAAAGGCATCATTGGCGGCTATGATTTGGGCCGCGACTATCCGCATCTTGAGAACCATGTACTGATTGCCGTAACAGAATTGCGTACGAAAGAAGAAATTGACCAACTCGTGCAAGAAATGGGGGCTTACAATGCATAACGAAAATCAACCGCTCATTTTTGAATTATCAAAAGAAGGCCGCATCGGTTACAGCTTGCCGGAATTGGATGTGCCCGAAGTGGAATTATCCGAATTGATTCCGCAAGAATATTTGCGTGAAGAGCCGGCCGAGCTTCCGGAAGTGTCTGAATTGGATATTATGCGCCACTACACTGCGCTGTCCCGCCGCAATCATGGTGTGGATTCCGGGTTTTATCCGCTGGGCTCATGCACAATGAAATACAATCCGAAAATAAATGAAGAAGTTGCCCGTTTCTCCGGATTTGCAAACATTCATCCATTGCAGGATGAATCTACAGTGCAAGGGGCAATGGAATTGATGTATGAACTGCAAACGGCTTTAAAAGAAATTACCGGCATGGATGAAGTGACATTGCAACCTGCTGCCGGCGCCCATGGTGAATGGACGGCGTTGATGTTGATCCGTGCCTATCATGAAGCGAATGGGGAAGGGCACCGGAACAAAGTGATTGTACCGGACTCTGCCCATGGTACGAACCCTGCCAGCGCTGCAGTTGCCGGATTCGAAATCATTACGGTGAAATCCGATGAAAACGGATTGGTCGACTTGGAAGATTTGCGCCGTGTCGTCAGGGAAGATACAGCGGCTCTCATGTTGACAAATCCGAACACGCTCGGTTTGTTTGAAGAACATATTGTCGAGATTGCCGAAATTGTTCATAGCGTCGGCGGGAAAGTATACTATGATGGAGCCAACTTGAATGCGGTTATGTCCAAAGCGCGCCCTGGCGATATGGGATTTGACTGCGTTCACTTGAACTTGCATAAAACCTTTACTGGCCCGCACGGTGGGGGAGGTCCAGGCTCCGGTCCGGTTGGCGTGAAAAAAGATCTAATCCCATTCTTGCCAAAACCGGTGCTTGTGAAAAAAGAAGATGGCACGTTCCATTTCGATTACGACCGTCCGCAATCCATCGGCCGGGTTAAACCATTCTACGGCAACTTCGGCATCAATGTGCGTGCCTATGCGTATATTCGCTCCATGGGTCCGGAAGGATTAAAATTGGTGACAGAGTATGCCGTATTAAATGCGAATTACATGATGAGAAGACTTTCGCCATATTTCGACCTGCCATATGATCGCCATTGCAAACATGAATTCGTTCTATCCGGACGCCGTCAGAAAAAACTGGGTGTCCGCACGTTGGATATTGCGAAACGTCTTCTTGATTTCGGCTACCATCCACCGACAATCTACTTCCCGTTGATTGTGGAAGAAGGAATGATGATTGAGCCGACGGAAACCGAATCAAAGGAAACGTTGGATGCTTTCTGTGATGCGCTGATTCAAATTGCAAAAGAAGCGGAGGAGAATCCTTCGATCGTTCAAGAAGCACCGCATACAACGGTTGTAAGCCGCCTGGATGAAACGCAGGCTGCAAGACATCCGGTTTTGCGTTATCAAAAGCAATAATAAAAAAATATCCATGAGGGCTTGACCTCATGGATATTTTTATTGAGAGATTTTGAAAAATAAAAATGGCAAAAAGTTATCATTAAAAATTTTTAAAAGTTAAACGAAATAGAAATTAAGTACAAAATTTTAATTTTTCGTTTTCACTTTTCCTGTCCAAGTTTTAAAACCGCCTTGAAGTTGATAAAGCTGGTTATAGCCCTTTTTCTTCAGGAAAAGCGCTGCCCGTGAACTTCTCGTCATATTTTGGCAATATAAATATACAGGAAGATCCGGACGAATTTCTTTGTAACGTTGACGCAATTGGGTGAAAGGAATGTTGCGTGCTCCCAGGATATGTCCCGATTCGAATTCCTTCGCTTCCCGAACATCAATCAGTTGGGCTTTGCGGTATCCTTTGATGAATTCCTCCTGCGTCAAATTTGTGACAGCCTTTTTCAAACGGAATGAGCTGACAACCACATAGATAATGATGACTCCTAGAATGATTGCAATTGTATATAATACTGTCGCCACTTCAAAATTTCTCCTTTCTATTTACATAGAACATTATAAATAAGAAAGTGGCATTCGTCCATTCAGTTTGATACAATGAGAAAGTTGTGAGGTGGGAAACGAATGAAAACGAAATGGTATTTTATTAATTCAGGACCATGCAGTCCGTCTTATAATATGGCATTGGACGAAGCGTTGCTTGATTTTCACAGCAAAAATGAAATCCCGCCGGTGATCCGGTTTTATCAATGGAATCCGCCGACACTTTCCATCGGTTATTTCCAAAAAGCGAAGGACATCAATTT includes:
- the gcvPB gene encoding aminomethyl-transferring glycine dehydrogenase subunit GcvPB, with the translated sequence MHNENQPLIFELSKEGRIGYSLPELDVPEVELSELIPQEYLREEPAELPEVSELDIMRHYTALSRRNHGVDSGFYPLGSCTMKYNPKINEEVARFSGFANIHPLQDESTVQGAMELMYELQTALKEITGMDEVTLQPAAGAHGEWTALMLIRAYHEANGEGHRNKVIVPDSAHGTNPASAAVAGFEIITVKSDENGLVDLEDLRRVVREDTAALMLTNPNTLGLFEEHIVEIAEIVHSVGGKVYYDGANLNAVMSKARPGDMGFDCVHLNLHKTFTGPHGGGGPGSGPVGVKKDLIPFLPKPVLVKKEDGTFHFDYDRPQSIGRVKPFYGNFGINVRAYAYIRSMGPEGLKLVTEYAVLNANYMMRRLSPYFDLPYDRHCKHEFVLSGRRQKKLGVRTLDIAKRLLDFGYHPPTIYFPLIVEEGMMIEPTETESKETLDAFCDALIQIAKEAEENPSIVQEAPHTTVVSRLDETQAARHPVLRYQKQ
- a CDS encoding rhodanese-like domain-containing protein; protein product: MATVLYTIAIILGVIIIYVVVSSFRLKKAVTNLTQEEFIKGYRKAQLIDVREAKEFESGHILGARNIPFTQLRQRYKEIRPDLPVYLYCQNMTRSSRAALFLKKKGYNQLYQLQGGFKTWTGKVKTKN